A stretch of DNA from Rhizobium sp. EC-SD404:
CAGCGAGTAGAAGCCGACGACCCCGCCATTGGCGGTCTTCTGCGATCCGTCCGGCATCACTTCGCCCGGCTGATAGGCCTGGGCGATGTTGAAGGCGATGTTGGTGGCAAGCGACGTCTTGCCCATGCCGGGACGTCCGGCAAGGATGATCAAGTCCGAATGCTGCAGGCCGCCCATCTTCTGGTCGAGCGTCTGGATGCCGGTGGAAATGCCCGAAAGTCCGCCATCGCGCTGGTAGGCAGCGCCCGCCATGTCGATCGCGGCCGCGACCGCATCGTTGAAGGACTGGAAACCACCGTCATAGCGGCCGGTCTCGGCCAATTCGAACAGGCGGCGCTCGGCGTCCTCGATTTGTCCCTGCGGAGGCATGTCCACAGGCGCATCATAGGCGATGTTGACCATGTCCTCGCCGATGGTGATCAGCGCGCGGCGCAGCGCGAGATCGTAGATTGCGCGGCCGTAATCCTCGGCATTGATGATGGTGACAGCTTCTGCGGCCAGGCGCGCCAGATACTGCGCCATGGTCATGTCGCCGATCTTCTCGTCCGACGGCAGGAACGTCTTGATGGTGACGGGGTTTGCCGTCTTGCCCATGCGAATGATGTCGCCCGCGACCTCGTAGATCTTGCGGTGAAGGGGTTCGTGCAGATGGACGGGCTTCAGGAAGTCCGAAACGCGGTAGAAGGCGTCGTTGTTGACGAGGATCGCGCCCAGCAATGCCTGCTCGGCCTCGATGTTGCTCGGCGCCTCGCGATAGTGCTGGTTGGCTGCTCCGACCTCTGCGAGCTTGCGCACGGCTTCATTCATGATTTTTCCCGACGATCCCTGTCCTGTTCCCCGCACGAGTGCCTAGACCTCCGGGTCCGGCGGGGCGAGGGGCGCACTTCAGCAATCGACACCCGGCCGCGAACTGTGAGTCATATCCACACTCGTCCACAGCCCACCCAAGCCAATCTACCAGTCGAGAGCGGGAAACGATTGACCTGCCGGAAGCTAGCACGATTCGGCTGTTTTCATCCCGTCCGTCTTGGCTGGATGCGCGCGGTGACATGGCGTTCCGCGTCGGTGATATAATCGCGCGTCAACGGCACCGCCTCGATGTCGTGGGCGAGCTGAATCTGAAAAACGATGAGATTCTGCCAGCGAAAGGCCGACTCGGATGCCGCGAGGTAGAACTCCCACATCCGGCAGAACGCCTCGTCGTAGAGCGCCTTCGCTTCGTCGCGGCGTGCCATGAAGCGGCCCCGCCAATCCCGCAGCGTATCCGCATAGTGAAGGCGCAGGATTTCCATGTCGGTGATCTTCAGGCCCGAGCGTTCGATCGGGGGAACGACTTCTGAGAGCGACGGAATGTAGCCGCCGGGAAAAATGTATTTGGCGATGAACGGATTGGTCCAGGAAGGCACATCCAGGCGACCGATCGCGTGGAGCACCATCACGCCGTCTTTCTTCAGCAATTTGGCGCACTGGGTGAAATAAGTGTCGAAGGCGGCCTTGCCCACATGCTCGAACATGCCGACCGAGACGATCCGGTCGAACCGATCGTCCAGCTTGCGGAAGTCCTTGAGGAGAAACCGGACCCGGTGCTTCTCGCGCGGCAGGATCCTCTGATTGGCGTGGGCAAGCTGCTCGTTCGAGAGCGTGATGCCGGTCACGTCGGCATCGAAGTTGCGCAAGAGATAGAGGCCGAGCCCGCCCCAGCCCGATCCGATGTCAAGAACCGACAGGCCCGGCCGATCGAGAAGCAGCTTGGCGGCGATATGCTGCTTCTTGGCCTCTTGCGCCGCATCGAGGTTCATTCCGGGCTCGCGATAATAGGCGCAGGAGTACTGGCGGTCCTCGTCGAGGAACAGGTCGTAGAGCCTGCCGGACAGATCGTAATGGTGCTGCACGTTGCGCCGTGCGCGGCTGATGCCAATGCGCAGGCTGTGCCGGCTCAATGCCAATCGAACGCGGTTCAGAACCCGCAACCAGGGCGCCGTGGCGGTGGCGTAGGGCCCGGAATTGGTGAAGAGCAGTTCGAGGAGGGCGTAGATATCGCCCTCGACCATGTCGATCTCGCCCTGCATGTAATATTCGCCGAGCTTCAGCGCCGGATCGAGTGCGACGGCTCTTTCCGCGCGGGCGGTGTTGAAGCGCAAATGGACGAGGTTTCCTGAACCGTCGCCATAGTGGCGGACCTGGCCGGTATGGTCGGTCACGGTCAGATGTCCCCTGGAGACGATCTGGCCGGCAAGAGAGTTGATCAAAGGGTTCATTCGTCCCTCCTCAACACGCAGTTCTGTTGAGAATGATCCTAGATTATCGCCATTTGATCAATAAAAAACGGCGCCACGTCAAACGTGGCGCCGTCTGTAGCTTATCTAGGATCCCGATCGAGGATCTGAAATTAGTCCTTGGCTTCTTCTTCGTCGTCTTCGGCGTCTGCCGGTGCGCGACGATCGTCGTCTTCATCGTTGAATTCTGCGTCCGGATCAAAGAAGCCATCGGCCGGCAGCGAGTCGTCGACGCCGTAGATGGCGTCTGCCGAGGTGAGGGTTTCGCCGGCTGCCTGGCGCTCTGCTTCTTCGGCCGAACGGGCGACGTTCAGCTCGATGTCGGCGTTGACTTCGCCGTGCAGGACGAGCGTCACCTTGTGCATGCCGATGGTCTTGATCGGAAGGTTGAGGTCGACCTGGTTGCGGCCGACCGAGAAGCCTTCGTCGGACAGAAGCGCGGAAATGTCGCGAGCGGCGACTGAACCGTAGAGCTGGCCGGTTTCACCAGCCGAACGAACGACGGTGAAAGTCTTGCCGTCGAGCTGGTCGGCGATCTTCTGGGCTTCCGACTTGCGCTCTTCGTTGCGGGCTTCGAGCGTGGAACGCTCGGCTTCGAAGCGCTTCTTGTTGGCTTCGTTGGCGCGCAGAGCCTTGCCTTCCGGCAGTAGGAAGTTGCGGGCATAACCGTCCTTGACCTTGACGGTGTCGCCCATCTGGCCGAGGCGGCCGATGCGTTCGAGCAGAATGACGTCCATTATAAAAGTTCCTTCTATCTGAATGGGTGTTCAGTCGTTGTCATTGGCATTGTCTGGACCATTGGGTGGTCCCGTCCGGCTGACCGGAACCGCACGCGCGGTTTCGATCATGCCGGTAAGCAGGAAGAAGACGAGCGGCAGCGTGAAGAGCACGACTGCGAGGTAGGCGCCCCAGAGCACGAAGGGCCGCCAGGACTTGCCGCGCGTGCGATGGTGCATCACGGCGAAGCCGGCAAGCGTGAAGCCGGCGGCGAACGCTCCTGCGATGACCGCGCCGACCAGCGCGATGCCGCCGCCGAAGAAGCTCAGGATGAGCCCTAGCGCGAAGAGGTAGAGGCTCATGCGGGACATGCGCAGGCTCGCCGGCACGTCGTCCTTCGGGCGGCGCTGGCGGCCTGACATGCGCACGATCGCATGGGCGAGATAGAACGATCCGAACAGGATCATCACCCACAGCGCGCCCTGAACGATCGGCAGCGCCGTCAAAAAGAACGAAGCATAGGCCTGGCGCTCGGCATCATCCGGCTGAAAGTCCGGGCTCTGCTCGACCATGATGTCGAGGAACTGGTCGACGATGCCGCCGACCATGGCTGGCCCGTAGCCCATCGAATAGCCGACGACGACGAGACCCGCGACGACGAGCAGGCAGAGCTGCAGCAGGATGTCGGAAAGCGGATACCAGGCAAGGGCGTTCTTCGGTCCGCCGATCTCTTCGGCCGGGCGAGACAGATTGGCCAGATGCCCGATCCAGGCGGCGGGCGCGAGCGTCGTCGCTGTGAAGACAAGGCCGGCGGAAGGCGACAGCATCACCGACACGATGCCGCCTGCAACGGCTGCGGCGACGAAGCCGGCCGTATTCGTCCAGCCGAGGCTGGCGATCAGGATGGGGAGTGTGGCGGCTGCGAAAAGTACGATGGACAGTGCCGTAGGCTCGCCCGCGCTGATCGACAGCAGGGCGGCGGCGGCACCGGCGAGGACGCCGATCATCAGGGATGATGATGTGAAGTTCATCAGGTCTCGCTGTCCTGCTTCATGGAGCAGTTAGGGAAGATCGCCGCACTTGCAGGCGCTGGTTCCCAACTCGGGTTTTCTAGAGCGTTTCCAGGTGAAGTGGACACCGGTTCACCGTCCGGAAACGCGATAAGGCAAATTCTCACTTCCCCGCGCCCATCGCGGCGAAGCAACCGGACGGCGACAGGCGCCGTCCGGTCAGATGTCAGGTCCTACTTGAGGACGTAGGGCAGAAGGCCCAGGAAGCGTGCGCGCTTGATGGCCTTGGCGAGTTCACGCTGCTTCTTCTGCGAAACGGCGGTGATGCGCGAAGGAACGATCTTGCCGCGCTCCGAAATGTAGCGCTGCAGCAGGCGAACGTCCTTGTAGTCGATCTTCGGCGCATTGGCGCCCGAGAACGGGCAGGTCTTGCGGCGGCGATGGAACGGGCGGCGCGTCGGGATCTGGTTGATATCGACCATTGTTATGTCTCCTTATCGGTCGTCGCGACGCGGGCGGTCGTCGCGGTCATCGCGGCGCGGGCGGTCGTCATCGCGGCGCGGGCCACGGTCACGGTCACCATCGCGGCGCGGGCCACGGTCGCGGTCGCCATCGCGGCGCGGACGATCGTCGCGGTCGCGCTTCTGCATCATGGCCGACGGACCGTCTTCGTGCGCTTCGACGCGAACGGTCATGTAACGAAGAATGTCTTCGTTGATGCGCATCTGGCGTTCCATCTCGTTGATGGCTGCTGCCGGTGCTTCGATGTCCATCAGCGCGTAATGCGCCTTGCGGTTCTTGGCGATGCGGTAGGTGAGGGACTTCAGGCCCCAGTTTTCAACACGGCCGACTTTGCCGCCGTGTTCCTCGATGATCCCTTTGTACTGTTCAACGAGACCTTCGACCTGCTGGGCCGACACATCCTGTCGGGCTAGAAATACATGTTCGTAGAGCGCCATGATTGGCTTGCCTTTCTTCATTGTCATGGCCCGGTATCGGCGGCTAAGCCTCAACGACTTTGTCTGGATCGGCAGGCGATCCGGGAAAGGCGTCCGAACGGTCGAGAGCGGAGACACGGGAGGCGGGAAGGGTTTGTCCTTCCAGACAGTCCTCGCTTTTCAGGGCGCGGCCTGTCCCTCCGTTCAGCCACCAGCCAGATGACCGGGCATGTGGAACGTCGCGCTTATACGGATTTCCAGCGCCAAAGCAAGCGCGAGGCCGTGCAAAATCGCCCTTTCGCAGGATCGCGCGCTTGACACTGGGGCGCCTGGGGGATGACTAAGACCCCGAAAAGCCTGAGCGGCGACAAGAAAATATAAGGATGGAAGCGCCATGAGCACAGCCTTCACATTTCCCGGCCAGGGCAGCCAGGTCGTCGGCATGGGCAAGGAACTGGACGATGCCTATCCCGAGGCACGCGCGGTCTTCGAGGAAGTCGACCAGGCGCTCGGACAGAAGCTTTCAGCGCTGATGTTCAATGGTCCGGAAGACGAACTGACGCTGACCTCCAATGCCCAGCCGGCCCTGATGGCCGTGTCCATGGCCGTCATTCGCGTACTCGACAAGGGTGGCTTCTCGATCCACGACCGCATTGCCTATGTGGCGGGCCATTCGCTCGGCGAATATTCTGCACTCTGCGCGGCCGGCACGTTCTCGCTGACCGACACGGCGCGGCTTCTGCGCATCCGGGGCGACGCCATGCAGGCAGCCGTGCCTGTGGGCGAAGGCGCCATGGCGGCGATCATCGGCCTTGAGCACGACGACGTCGAAAACGCCTGCCGTGATGCCGCGGTGGATGGCGTCTGCCAGATCGCCAACGACAATGGCGGCGGTCAGATCGTTATTTCGGGCGCGGCCGCAGCCGTGCGGACAGCCATGAAGTTCGCGACCGATCGCGGTGCCAAGCGCGCGTTGCCACTGCCCGTATCGGCACCATTCCATTCGGCGCTGATGGAGCCTGCCGCCGATCGTATGCGCGAGGCGCTTGCCAATGTCGACATGAAGGAGCCCGTCGTGCCGCTGATCGCCAATGTGCGCGCGGCACCCGTGAGCGACCCGATGATCATCGCCGATCTTCTGGTCGAGCAGGTCACCGGCCAGGTGCGCTGGCGCGAGACGGTCGAATGGTTTGCCAAGAACAATGTCACGACGCTTTACGAAGTCGGAGCCGGCAAGGTGTTGTCGGGTCTGGCGCGCCGCATAGACAAGAGCGTGGAAACGCGCACCATCGGTTCGCCCGCCGAGATCGACGCGTTCCTGGCCGATCCGCCACCCTTGCCGACGGCGCTGAGCTCGGCGCCGCCGCTTGAGCCGCTCGAATAACGCGGCCTCCCCACATTGATCGTTTGAGAATCGAAGGACTTGAAGATGTTCGACCTTACGGGAAGAAAAGCCCTTGTGACCGGCGCGTCCGGCGGGATCGGGGAGGCGATCGCCCGCATTCTCCATGCACAGGGCGCGACCGTCGGCCTGCACGGCACCCGCCAGGAGAAGTTGGAGACGCTGGCCGGCGAGCTCGGCGAACGCACGATGATCTTTCCGGCCAATCTGTCCGACCGTGACGCCGTAAAAGCGCTTGGTGAAAAGGCGGAAAAGGATCTCGAAGGCGTCGACATCCTCGTCAACAATGCCGGCATCACCAAGGACGGCTTGTTCGTGCGTATGGCGGACGCCGATTGGGACAGCGTGCTCGAGGTGAACCTCACGTCCGTCTTCCGCCTGACGCGCGAACTGACGCACCCGATGATGCGTCGCCGCTACGGCCGCATCATCAACATCACTTCGGTAGTCGGCGTCACCGGCAATCCGGGGCAGGCGAACTACTGCGCCTCCAAGGCCGGCATGATCGGCTTTTCCAAGTCGTTGGCCCAGGAAATCGCGACGCGCAACGTCACGGTCAACTGCGTGGCACCCGGCTTCATCGAATCGGCGATGACCGACAAGCTCAACGACAAGCAGAAGGACGCCATCCTGTCGGCGATTCCGTCCCGCCGCATGGGCACGGGCGCCGAAGTGGCTTCCGCCGTGGCCTATCTCGCATCGAACGAGGCCGCTTACGTCACCGGGCAGACGATCCACGTCAATGGCGGCATGGCCATGATCTGAAAAAGCCTTGCATCCACCGGAACCAACGCCTTCCACAGGCGCTATGGGACTTCCGAGTGGATGGAAAGCGTGTTAAGGGCCGCTTCCAACTGGGGACGTGAAAGGCAACATGGCCAGCGCGGCCCGAATTGACCGGCGGTAGCCGTTAATGCCGAT
This window harbors:
- a CDS encoding replicative DNA helicase gives rise to the protein MNEAVRKLAEVGAANQHYREAPSNIEAEQALLGAILVNNDAFYRVSDFLKPVHLHEPLHRKIYEVAGDIIRMGKTANPVTIKTFLPSDEKIGDMTMAQYLARLAAEAVTIINAEDYGRAIYDLALRRALITIGEDMVNIAYDAPVDMPPQGQIEDAERRLFELAETGRYDGGFQSFNDAVAAAIDMAGAAYQRDGGLSGISTGIQTLDQKMGGLQHSDLIILAGRPGMGKTSLATNIAFNIAQAYQPGEVMPDGSQKTANGGVVGFYSLEMSGEQLATRIISEQTEISSSKIRRGSITETDFEKLVACSQMMQKIPLYIDQTGGISIAQMSARARRLKRQRGLDVLVVDYVQLMTGSKKAGENRVQEITEITTGLKALAKELQVPIIALSQLSRQVENREDKRPQLSDLRESGSIEQDADVVIFVYRDEYYVQNSEPRRSPDQIASDFKDEAYLAWEEKMNRARGMADVIIAKQRHGPTGTVTLAFQAEFTRFSDLADTSYLQYSHDSHE
- a CDS encoding cyclopropane-fatty-acyl-phospholipid synthase family protein, with the protein product MNPLINSLAGQIVSRGHLTVTDHTGQVRHYGDGSGNLVHLRFNTARAERAVALDPALKLGEYYMQGEIDMVEGDIYALLELLFTNSGPYATATAPWLRVLNRVRLALSRHSLRIGISRARRNVQHHYDLSGRLYDLFLDEDRQYSCAYYREPGMNLDAAQEAKKQHIAAKLLLDRPGLSVLDIGSGWGGLGLYLLRNFDADVTGITLSNEQLAHANQRILPREKHRVRFLLKDFRKLDDRFDRIVSVGMFEHVGKAAFDTYFTQCAKLLKKDGVMVLHAIGRLDVPSWTNPFIAKYIFPGGYIPSLSEVVPPIERSGLKITDMEILRLHYADTLRDWRGRFMARRDEAKALYDEAFCRMWEFYLAASESAFRWQNLIVFQIQLAHDIEAVPLTRDYITDAERHVTARIQPRRTG
- the rplI gene encoding 50S ribosomal protein L9; this translates as MDVILLERIGRLGQMGDTVKVKDGYARNFLLPEGKALRANEANKKRFEAERSTLEARNEERKSEAQKIADQLDGKTFTVVRSAGETGQLYGSVAARDISALLSDEGFSVGRNQVDLNLPIKTIGMHKVTLVLHGEVNADIELNVARSAEEAERQAAGETLTSADAIYGVDDSLPADGFFDPDAEFNDEDDDRRAPADAEDDEEEAKD
- a CDS encoding DUF2232 domain-containing protein; the protein is MNFTSSSLMIGVLAGAAAALLSISAGEPTALSIVLFAAATLPILIASLGWTNTAGFVAAAVAGGIVSVMLSPSAGLVFTATTLAPAAWIGHLANLSRPAEEIGGPKNALAWYPLSDILLQLCLLVVAGLVVVGYSMGYGPAMVGGIVDQFLDIMVEQSPDFQPDDAERQAYASFFLTALPIVQGALWVMILFGSFYLAHAIVRMSGRQRRPKDDVPASLRMSRMSLYLFALGLILSFFGGGIALVGAVIAGAFAAGFTLAGFAVMHHRTRGKSWRPFVLWGAYLAVVLFTLPLVFFLLTGMIETARAVPVSRTGPPNGPDNANDND
- the rpsR gene encoding 30S ribosomal protein S18, whose product is MVDINQIPTRRPFHRRRKTCPFSGANAPKIDYKDVRLLQRYISERGKIVPSRITAVSQKKQRELAKAIKRARFLGLLPYVLK
- the rpsF gene encoding 30S ribosomal protein S6, with translation MALYEHVFLARQDVSAQQVEGLVEQYKGIIEEHGGKVGRVENWGLKSLTYRIAKNRKAHYALMDIEAPAAAINEMERQMRINEDILRYMTVRVEAHEDGPSAMMQKRDRDDRPRRDGDRDRGPRRDGDRDRGPRRDDDRPRRDDRDDRPRRDDR
- the fabD gene encoding ACP S-malonyltransferase; the protein is MSTAFTFPGQGSQVVGMGKELDDAYPEARAVFEEVDQALGQKLSALMFNGPEDELTLTSNAQPALMAVSMAVIRVLDKGGFSIHDRIAYVAGHSLGEYSALCAAGTFSLTDTARLLRIRGDAMQAAVPVGEGAMAAIIGLEHDDVENACRDAAVDGVCQIANDNGGGQIVISGAAAAVRTAMKFATDRGAKRALPLPVSAPFHSALMEPAADRMREALANVDMKEPVVPLIANVRAAPVSDPMIIADLLVEQVTGQVRWRETVEWFAKNNVTTLYEVGAGKVLSGLARRIDKSVETRTIGSPAEIDAFLADPPPLPTALSSAPPLEPLE
- the fabG gene encoding 3-oxoacyl-[acyl-carrier-protein] reductase, whose translation is MFDLTGRKALVTGASGGIGEAIARILHAQGATVGLHGTRQEKLETLAGELGERTMIFPANLSDRDAVKALGEKAEKDLEGVDILVNNAGITKDGLFVRMADADWDSVLEVNLTSVFRLTRELTHPMMRRRYGRIINITSVVGVTGNPGQANYCASKAGMIGFSKSLAQEIATRNVTVNCVAPGFIESAMTDKLNDKQKDAILSAIPSRRMGTGAEVASAVAYLASNEAAYVTGQTIHVNGGMAMI